The Agromyces mariniharenae genome includes a window with the following:
- a CDS encoding sigma-70 family RNA polymerase sigma factor: MPSASDLDEAAATFSELRPRLFGIAYRMLGSVADADDVVQDAWIRWQEYDRSAVREPAAFLATTTARLAINELQSARVRREAYVGPWLPEPIDTGADPELAAERDEAVEYAVLLLLERLSPTERAAYVLREAFAYPYERIAEVVQTTDANARQLVSRARRHIARRRHASVPSADRHRLHDAFLAAQDGDLDALESAVRPPRPSS, encoded by the coding sequence GTGCCATCCGCATCAGACCTGGATGAGGCGGCCGCCACGTTCTCGGAGCTCCGCCCGCGCCTGTTCGGCATCGCCTACCGCATGCTCGGAAGCGTCGCCGACGCGGACGACGTCGTGCAGGACGCGTGGATCCGGTGGCAGGAGTACGACCGATCGGCCGTGCGCGAGCCGGCCGCGTTCCTGGCCACGACGACCGCCCGGCTCGCCATCAACGAGCTGCAGTCCGCCCGAGTGCGCCGCGAGGCGTACGTCGGCCCGTGGCTGCCGGAGCCGATCGACACGGGCGCCGACCCCGAGCTCGCGGCGGAGCGCGACGAGGCGGTCGAGTACGCCGTGCTGCTGCTGCTCGAGCGGCTGTCGCCGACCGAGCGCGCGGCGTACGTGCTGCGCGAGGCGTTCGCGTACCCCTACGAGCGCATCGCCGAGGTCGTGCAGACGACCGACGCGAACGCGCGGCAACTCGTCAGCCGGGCCCGCCGGCACATCGCCCGCCGACGCCACGCGTCGGTGCCGTCGGCCGACCGGCACCGGCTGCACGACGCGTTCCTCGCCGCACAGGACGGCGACCTCGATGCGCTCGAGTCGGCCGTCAGGCCGCCACGACCGTCGAGCTGA
- a CDS encoding FAD-binding oxidoreductase — translation MSVSDRAALERLRSDLHGTIVLEGDPDYDTARQPWNLAVDQRPAAVATPADVADVQAIIAAAREGGYGVTTQPNGHGAGGDLAGVILIRPSRFDEIVVDTEARLLRVGAGVNWGRALERLDGTGLIGLAGSNPEVNVVGLTINGGQSMFSRRYGIPARSIVAVELVDAAGDVRRVTDSDDAELAWALRGGGGLFGVITAIELALYPGDALLGGSLAFPARNAVDVISAAFELGRDVPELGLDVGMMQFPDMPLVPPPLRGQTVATVALVHVGDEATGRSYADRLISVAEPIADTLTVFTIGSLAAVAAEPVDPMPNADFGGAVDTLDAAFAREFVDAFLAGAGHGLMRCSVRTLGGAIADDLGAESSVVGAVHAGGFLNAGVLLMDPSLDPVAALQPMRDLVARHRGDTTVPTFLGLGTTLADAYSAEVVDRLAAVKRRVDPDGIIRSNRPLA, via the coding sequence ATGTCCGTTTCCGACCGCGCTGCACTCGAACGACTGCGCTCCGACCTGCACGGCACGATCGTGCTCGAGGGCGATCCCGACTACGACACGGCACGCCAGCCGTGGAACCTCGCCGTCGACCAGCGGCCCGCGGCCGTCGCCACGCCGGCGGATGTCGCGGACGTGCAGGCGATCATCGCCGCCGCCCGCGAGGGCGGCTACGGCGTGACGACGCAGCCCAACGGCCACGGCGCCGGCGGCGACCTCGCCGGCGTCATCCTGATCCGACCGTCGCGGTTCGACGAGATCGTCGTCGACACCGAGGCGCGCCTGCTCCGCGTCGGCGCAGGCGTGAACTGGGGGCGCGCGCTCGAGCGCCTCGACGGCACGGGCCTCATCGGGCTGGCCGGCTCCAACCCCGAGGTGAACGTCGTCGGGCTCACGATCAACGGCGGGCAGTCGATGTTCAGCCGTCGCTACGGCATCCCCGCGCGCTCGATCGTCGCGGTCGAACTCGTCGACGCCGCGGGCGACGTGCGCCGGGTCACCGACTCCGACGACGCCGAACTCGCCTGGGCGCTCCGCGGCGGCGGCGGGTTGTTCGGCGTGATCACGGCCATCGAGCTCGCGCTGTATCCGGGCGACGCGCTCCTCGGCGGCAGCCTCGCCTTCCCGGCGCGGAACGCGGTCGACGTCATCTCGGCCGCCTTCGAGCTCGGGCGCGACGTCCCCGAGCTCGGGCTCGACGTCGGCATGATGCAGTTCCCCGACATGCCGCTCGTGCCGCCTCCGCTGCGCGGCCAGACCGTCGCGACCGTCGCGCTCGTGCACGTCGGCGACGAGGCGACCGGGCGCTCCTACGCCGACCGACTCATCTCGGTGGCCGAGCCGATCGCCGACACGCTCACGGTGTTCACGATCGGGTCGCTCGCGGCCGTCGCCGCCGAGCCGGTCGACCCGATGCCGAACGCCGACTTCGGCGGCGCGGTCGACACACTCGATGCCGCGTTCGCCCGGGAGTTCGTGGACGCGTTCCTGGCGGGCGCCGGGCACGGCCTCATGCGCTGCAGCGTGCGCACCCTCGGCGGCGCGATCGCCGACGACCTGGGCGCCGAGTCCTCGGTCGTGGGCGCGGTGCACGCGGGCGGTTTCCTCAACGCGGGCGTGCTGCTCATGGACCCGTCGCTCGACCCGGTCGCCGCGCTGCAGCCGATGCGCGACCTCGTCGCACGGCATCGGGGCGACACCACCGTGCCCACCTTCCTCGGACTCGGCACGACGCTCGCCGACGCCTACTCCGCCGAGGTGGTCGATCGGCTGGCGGCCGTGAAGCGCCGCGTCGACCCCGACGGGATCATCCGCAGCAACCGCCCGCTCGCGTAG
- a CDS encoding RNA polymerase sigma-70 factor, protein MDENLDDALAVFQSVRRRLFGIAYRMLGSASEAEDIVQEAWLRWQGTDRSVVQDPPAFLATTTTRLAINALQSARARRETYIGPWLPEPVDTSQDPTLGAERTEALGYAVLVMLERLTPTERAAYVLREAFGYSYAQLHEIIGVSETAARQLVSRARKHLAGERRRDVSESEQRRLLTAFVSAAQTGDLEQLERLFAEDVVSYSDGGGVVRASKFPVRGRVTVAKFVRAFHTHFWAGVTVTETETNGQPSVLLAKDGTTFAVLAVVASDQGIDQVLWMMNPDKLSGVTSRAA, encoded by the coding sequence ATGGACGAGAACCTCGACGACGCGCTCGCCGTCTTCCAATCGGTGCGCCGACGGCTCTTCGGCATCGCGTACCGGATGCTCGGCAGCGCCTCGGAGGCGGAGGACATCGTGCAGGAGGCGTGGCTGCGCTGGCAGGGCACCGACCGCTCGGTCGTGCAGGATCCGCCGGCGTTCCTCGCCACGACCACCACCCGCCTCGCCATCAACGCCCTGCAGTCCGCGCGTGCGCGTCGCGAGACCTACATCGGTCCGTGGCTTCCCGAGCCCGTCGACACGAGCCAGGACCCGACGCTCGGCGCCGAGCGCACCGAGGCCCTGGGCTACGCGGTGCTGGTCATGCTCGAGCGATTGACACCGACCGAGCGCGCCGCCTACGTGCTGCGCGAGGCGTTCGGCTACTCGTACGCGCAGCTCCACGAGATCATCGGGGTCTCCGAGACCGCCGCACGCCAGCTCGTGAGCCGTGCGCGCAAGCACCTCGCCGGGGAGCGCCGACGCGACGTCTCGGAATCCGAGCAGCGACGCCTGCTCACCGCGTTCGTGAGCGCCGCGCAGACCGGCGACCTCGAGCAGCTCGAGCGCCTCTTCGCCGAGGACGTCGTGTCGTACTCCGACGGCGGCGGCGTGGTGCGGGCCTCGAAGTTCCCGGTGCGCGGACGGGTCACCGTCGCGAAGTTCGTCCGGGCGTTCCATACGCACTTCTGGGCGGGCGTGACGGTGACCGAGACCGAGACGAACGGGCAGCCCTCGGTGCTGCTCGCCAAGGACGGGACGACGTTCGCCGTGCTCGCCGTCGTCGCATCCGATCAGGGCATCGACCAGGTGCTCTGGATGATGAACCCCGACAAGCTCAGTGGCGTGACGTCCCGTGCAGCCTGA
- a CDS encoding RNA polymerase sigma-70 factor: MSTDPFVVHRGLLFTVAYELLGSAADAEDVLQESWLRWSQVDQSQVREPRAYLVRIVTRQALNQLRTASRRREEYVGEWLPEPLITSPDVAEDVELAESLSMAMLTVLETLGPTERAVFVLREVFDVPYDEIAEAVGKTPAAVRQIAHRAKEHVAARRPRVEVDPAEQEQVVERFLAAFNTGDLQGLMDALAPDVVAVADGGGKVRGAARRPIVGAAKLVAYVRGGLAKFGVTPVATPAWVNGGPGARVEVDGTLVAALSFTIEHGRITQIFSVANPEKLERLDAESAITR; this comes from the coding sequence ATGAGCACCGACCCGTTCGTCGTCCACCGCGGCCTGCTCTTCACGGTCGCATACGAGCTGCTCGGCTCGGCCGCCGACGCCGAGGACGTGCTGCAGGAGTCGTGGCTGCGCTGGTCGCAGGTCGACCAGTCGCAGGTGCGGGAGCCGCGTGCCTACCTCGTGCGCATCGTCACGCGGCAGGCGCTGAACCAGCTGCGCACGGCGTCGCGTCGGCGAGAGGAGTACGTGGGGGAGTGGCTGCCCGAGCCGCTCATCACGAGCCCCGATGTCGCCGAGGACGTCGAGCTCGCCGAGAGCCTCTCGATGGCCATGCTCACGGTGCTCGAGACGCTCGGACCCACCGAGCGGGCGGTGTTCGTGCTGCGCGAGGTGTTCGACGTGCCCTACGACGAGATCGCGGAGGCCGTCGGCAAGACGCCCGCCGCGGTGCGGCAGATCGCGCACCGCGCGAAGGAGCACGTCGCGGCGCGCCGGCCGCGGGTCGAGGTCGACCCGGCCGAGCAGGAGCAGGTGGTCGAGCGGTTCCTCGCCGCGTTCAACACCGGCGACCTGCAGGGCCTCATGGACGCGCTCGCACCCGACGTGGTCGCGGTCGCCGACGGTGGTGGGAAGGTGCGCGGTGCGGCCCGGCGGCCCATCGTGGGCGCCGCGAAGCTCGTGGCCTACGTGCGCGGCGGGCTCGCGAAGTTCGGCGTCACGCCGGTGGCGACGCCGGCGTGGGTCAACGGCGGACCGGGTGCGCGGGTCGAGGTCGACGGCACGCTCGTCGCCGCGCTGAGCTTCACGATCGAGCACGGCCGCATCACGCAGATCTTCTCGGTCGCGAACCCCGAGAAGCTCGAGCGGCTCGACGCGGAGTCGGCCATCACGCGGTGA
- a CDS encoding carboxymuconolactone decarboxylase family protein, producing MTTGTRVPATELTGLYGMAIKVFAKRMLGEVPDSIGVLWHQPAVLKDLTSLGRKAEKWNALDPNLATYATMASAAYVGCSFCLDLHYFLAHDHGLDEAKAREVPRWRESTVFTPLERRVMEYAEAMSTTPVTVTDELSAELLEALGPGAIVELAARVGLMNATARSNIALGIRSAEFSASCGLPPLAERSPADIGSHA from the coding sequence ATGACCACCGGAACGAGGGTTCCCGCGACCGAGCTCACCGGCCTGTACGGCATGGCGATCAAGGTGTTCGCCAAGCGGATGCTGGGCGAGGTCCCCGACTCCATCGGCGTGCTGTGGCACCAGCCCGCCGTGCTCAAGGACCTGACATCGCTCGGACGCAAGGCCGAGAAGTGGAACGCGCTCGACCCGAACCTCGCCACCTACGCGACCATGGCGTCGGCGGCCTACGTCGGCTGCAGCTTCTGCCTCGACCTGCACTACTTCCTGGCGCACGACCACGGCCTCGACGAGGCGAAGGCCCGCGAGGTGCCGCGGTGGCGCGAGTCCACGGTGTTCACGCCCCTCGAGCGCCGGGTCATGGAGTACGCCGAGGCGATGAGCACGACCCCGGTCACGGTGACCGACGAGCTGTCGGCCGAGCTGCTCGAGGCGCTCGGGCCGGGCGCGATCGTCGAGCTCGCGGCGCGCGTGGGGCTGATGAACGCGACCGCGCGCAGCAACATCGCCCTCGGCATCCGCTCGGCCGAGTTCTCGGCCAGCTGCGGGCTTCCGCCGCTCGCGGAGCGCTCGCCGGCCGACATAGGCTCGCACGCATGA
- a CDS encoding nitroreductase family deazaflavin-dependent oxidoreductase, which yields MAAPRRPRKPPRWLLRASDPIALALAGRRWFPLWAVVHHRGRRSGTEYDTPIAIVPTVASEVVLIGLPWGATTEWARNVQAAGRAVLSWHGRIEVVDEPRIVGPEVASAMSKPPFRPMVRRFPAALVLTRR from the coding sequence ATGGCCGCACCTCGTCGACCACGGAAGCCGCCCCGCTGGCTCCTGCGGGCGAGCGACCCGATCGCGCTCGCGCTCGCCGGGCGCCGCTGGTTTCCGCTCTGGGCCGTCGTGCACCATCGAGGGCGGCGCAGCGGCACGGAGTACGACACGCCCATCGCGATCGTGCCCACCGTGGCATCCGAGGTCGTGCTCATCGGCCTGCCCTGGGGCGCGACGACCGAATGGGCCCGGAACGTGCAGGCCGCGGGCCGTGCGGTGCTCTCATGGCATGGCCGGATCGAGGTGGTCGACGAGCCGCGCATCGTGGGGCCGGAGGTCGCTTCCGCGATGTCGAAGCCGCCCTTCCGCCCGATGGTGCGGCGGTTCCCGGCCGCCCTCGTGCTCACGCGACGCTGA
- a CDS encoding CPBP family intramembrane glutamic endopeptidase, with protein MTDTTTARTSGWKAFWNRGGWWKAFGLAVVYLAVYQLLPFTALPFTQGVVDPRDVFATPGSVFVALALPVVLGSVVLLAFAWSIGWLPKPLFARQPVTGRWWMWIAPVVVAIPILLRLFGIDYGAYSAGVIAMTFVAGAFIGLSEELLTRGLAVTLLRRCGYNEWVVAALSTLIFAVLHSVNLFTGQSIATVGFTLLYTFAFGILMYLTLRVTGNLIWPIILHALTDPTTFLASGGIDETNAASQNPLLALAGPATFLLIAAGFVLLIFIRGNAHGHASAEEAERDSQPTTA; from the coding sequence ATGACCGACACGACCACCGCACGCACCTCGGGCTGGAAGGCGTTCTGGAACCGAGGCGGCTGGTGGAAGGCGTTCGGGCTGGCGGTCGTCTACCTCGCGGTGTACCAGCTGCTGCCCTTCACGGCGCTGCCGTTCACGCAGGGTGTCGTCGACCCCCGGGACGTGTTCGCGACGCCCGGCAGCGTCTTCGTCGCCCTCGCCCTCCCGGTCGTCCTCGGCTCGGTGGTGCTGCTCGCGTTCGCGTGGTCGATCGGCTGGCTGCCGAAGCCGCTGTTCGCCCGCCAGCCGGTGACGGGCCGATGGTGGATGTGGATCGCGCCGGTCGTCGTGGCGATCCCGATCCTGCTGCGGCTCTTCGGGATCGATTACGGCGCCTACTCGGCCGGCGTGATCGCGATGACGTTCGTCGCCGGAGCGTTCATCGGCCTCTCCGAGGAGCTCCTCACGCGCGGCCTCGCCGTGACGCTCCTGCGCCGGTGCGGCTACAACGAGTGGGTCGTCGCCGCGCTGTCGACGCTCATCTTCGCCGTGCTGCACAGCGTGAACCTGTTCACCGGACAGTCGATCGCGACGGTCGGCTTCACCCTGCTCTACACCTTCGCGTTCGGCATCCTGATGTACCTCACGCTGCGCGTGACCGGCAACCTCATCTGGCCGATCATCCTGCACGCGCTGACCGACCCCACGACGTTCCTCGCGAGCGGCGGCATCGACGAGACGAACGCGGCGTCGCAGAACCCGCTGCTCGCGCTCGCGGGTCCGGCCACGTTCCTCCTCATCGCCGCCGGGTTCGTGCTGCTCATCTTCATCCGCGGGAACGCGCACGGGCACGCCTCGGCGGAGGAGGCGGAGCGGGATTCGCAGCCGACGACCGCCTGA
- a CDS encoding nuclear transport factor 2 family protein, whose translation MELTTDLTTEKIARAFSSHRFDVALPHLADDVVWTQVGEKPLLGRKKVEKACKATAHDLAEVTTEFQRFRTVVGEDSVVVDSLARYSEADGSVSIVASCDVYDFVDGRISEIVSYTVELPEW comes from the coding sequence ATGGAGCTCACGACCGACCTCACGACCGAGAAGATCGCACGCGCATTCTCGAGCCATCGGTTCGACGTCGCGCTGCCGCATCTCGCCGACGACGTCGTCTGGACGCAGGTTGGTGAAAAGCCGTTGCTCGGCCGCAAGAAGGTGGAGAAGGCGTGCAAGGCCACGGCCCACGACCTCGCGGAGGTCACCACCGAGTTCCAGCGCTTCCGCACCGTGGTCGGCGAGGACAGCGTCGTGGTCGACAGCCTCGCCCGCTACAGCGAGGCCGACGGGAGCGTCTCGATCGTCGCCTCCTGCGACGTCTACGACTTCGTCGACGGGCGCATCAGCGAGATCGTCTCGTACACGGTCGAACTCCCCGAGTGGTGA
- a CDS encoding TetR/AcrR family transcriptional regulator gives MANDTAANDTAGARPIGRTERKHRAILEAAEEMFLASGYLGTNMDELAARSQVSKQTVYKHFGSKEALFVELVTSMTDAAGDRVHRDALDPAGVVDVRAYLEAYADRQLEIVMTPRLLQLRRLVIGEVGRFPELAEALHDRGPKRAIESLAAVFAQLDASGRLTVDDPLVAATHFNWLVMGEPVNRAMLLGEGSIPEPAQRRRHVADAVRVFLAAYGPRAGTR, from the coding sequence ATGGCGAACGATACGGCGGCGAACGACACCGCGGGTGCGAGGCCCATCGGCCGCACCGAGCGGAAGCACCGCGCGATCCTCGAGGCGGCCGAGGAGATGTTCCTGGCGAGCGGCTACCTCGGCACCAACATGGACGAGCTCGCCGCGCGCTCCCAGGTATCGAAGCAGACGGTCTACAAGCACTTCGGCAGCAAGGAGGCGCTGTTCGTCGAGCTCGTGACCTCGATGACGGATGCCGCGGGCGATCGCGTGCACCGCGACGCCCTCGATCCCGCCGGCGTCGTCGACGTGCGCGCCTACCTCGAGGCGTACGCCGACCGGCAGCTCGAGATCGTGATGACGCCGCGGCTGCTCCAGCTCCGTCGGCTCGTGATCGGCGAGGTCGGCCGCTTCCCCGAGCTCGCCGAGGCGCTCCACGACCGCGGCCCGAAGCGGGCGATCGAGTCGCTCGCGGCGGTCTTCGCGCAGCTCGATGCGAGCGGTCGGCTGACCGTCGACGACCCGCTCGTCGCGGCGACGCACTTCAACTGGCTCGTCATGGGGGAGCCGGTCAACCGGGCGATGCTGCTCGGCGAGGGCAGCATCCCCGAGCCGGCGCAGCGACGGCGTCACGTGGCGGACGCGGTGCGCGTCTTCCTCGCCGCCTACGGTCCGCGCGCCGGCACGCGCTGA
- a CDS encoding alpha/beta fold hydrolase, protein MSEYVTTTSGDRVAYDRRGSGPALVFVAGAGPYRAIDPWTTETAELMAETGVQTVVYDRLGRGESPAEGRIDLDRDLAALEALIEVVGGSAVLCGHSSGCSISLMAAVRGLPVTGLVLWEPPFGAVDGGAREWADEVERRIDSGDLEGALEHYMKDMPPEWLEGARRSPDYPLYVSQVVSYRADGASLAWVESAPLGDLLGDLRMPVEVLLGEETFPELFGAAEAIVAAVPGARWRQVPGADHSWEPGAMARELTEFVTSVARTRA, encoded by the coding sequence ATGAGCGAGTACGTCACCACCACCTCCGGCGACCGCGTCGCCTACGACCGCCGGGGCTCCGGTCCCGCCCTGGTCTTCGTCGCGGGCGCGGGCCCGTATCGCGCCATCGACCCCTGGACGACCGAGACGGCGGAGCTCATGGCCGAGACGGGCGTGCAGACCGTCGTCTACGACCGCCTCGGCCGCGGCGAGAGCCCGGCCGAGGGGCGCATCGACCTCGACCGCGACCTCGCCGCTCTCGAAGCGCTCATCGAGGTCGTCGGCGGCAGCGCCGTGCTCTGCGGGCACTCGTCGGGCTGCTCCATCTCGCTGATGGCGGCGGTACGCGGCCTGCCGGTCACGGGTCTCGTGCTCTGGGAGCCGCCGTTCGGCGCCGTCGACGGCGGTGCCCGCGAGTGGGCCGACGAGGTCGAGCGCCGGATCGACTCGGGCGACCTCGAGGGCGCGCTCGAGCACTACATGAAGGACATGCCGCCCGAGTGGCTCGAGGGCGCACGGCGGTCGCCCGACTATCCGCTGTATGTCTCGCAGGTCGTGAGCTACCGGGCCGACGGCGCGTCCCTCGCCTGGGTCGAGTCGGCGCCGCTCGGAGACCTCCTCGGAGACCTCAGGATGCCGGTGGAGGTGCTGCTCGGCGAGGAGACCTTCCCCGAGCTGTTCGGCGCGGCCGAGGCGATCGTCGCGGCCGTTCCGGGAGCCCGGTGGCGCCAGGTGCCGGGAGCCGACCATTCGTGGGAGCCCGGAGCCATGGCCCGGGAGCTCACGGAGTTCGTGACGTCGGTCGCCCGAACGCGGGCGTGA
- the rpmJ gene encoding 50S ribosomal protein L36, which produces MKVRASIKSLAAQRGAKVVRRRGRTFVINPSNPRMKARQG; this is translated from the coding sequence ATGAAGGTACGCGCATCGATCAAGTCGCTCGCCGCCCAGCGTGGTGCGAAGGTGGTGCGTCGGCGCGGTCGCACGTTCGTGATCAACCCGTCGAACCCGCGCATGAAGGCCCGTCAGGGCTGA
- a CDS encoding beta-galactosidase, translating to MSLTYGGDYNPEQWPRDVWDEDVRLMQRGGINLATVAVFSWARLEPRPGEYDFAWLDDVLDTLHAGGIRVDLATATASPPPWLAKRHPETLPVTEDGVRLAVGSRQQYCPSSPVYREHARRLVERMVERYAGHPALELWHVNNEYGCHVSRCYCDVSAAAFRTWLEARYGTIEELNRAWGTAFWSQRYDAFDEVEPPRAAPSFRNPTQLLDFDRFSSDELLALHRAEVEVIRAASDVPITTNFMGFFKPVDYWSWAPHVDIVSDDTYPDPADPDSPAYAAMVRDLMRSLGGGAPWLLMEQSPSAVNWRQRNAPKAPGMMRAWSYQSVARGADGILFFQWRQSAAGSEKFHSGMVPHGGTDTRVWHEIEQLGGELRRLSEPAVGLEGSRVPSSVAIALDWDSWWAIEQPASPTSVSYVQALFAWHRAFTSLGLAVDFVRADGDLSAYRVVVAPAHFVATDAQVASLAAFAEAGGTLVVGFGTAITDEHLHVRLGGYLGEPLRRALGVWIEEFAPPAAPDLGAVGGGAAPTVALEGDVVGGAASGSVWAEVVRVDDAETLATFTEGALAGWPAVTRRDVGEGDGAAWYVATLPDRDGLARLVPRVLEDAGVAVPPSPTASPSRAGDVEVVRRGELTFVINHGPDAAELRLDGTDVLSGAAASGLELPSQGVAIVRS from the coding sequence ATGAGCCTCACGTACGGCGGCGACTACAACCCCGAGCAATGGCCGCGAGACGTGTGGGACGAGGACGTGCGCCTCATGCAGCGCGGCGGGATCAACCTCGCCACGGTGGCCGTGTTCTCGTGGGCCCGCCTCGAGCCGCGTCCCGGCGAGTACGACTTCGCCTGGCTCGACGACGTGCTCGACACGCTGCACGCGGGCGGCATCCGCGTCGACCTCGCCACGGCCACCGCGTCGCCGCCGCCGTGGCTGGCGAAGCGGCATCCCGAGACCCTGCCCGTGACCGAGGACGGCGTGCGCTTGGCCGTCGGCAGCCGGCAGCAGTACTGCCCGAGCTCGCCGGTCTACCGCGAGCACGCGCGGCGCCTGGTCGAGCGCATGGTCGAGCGGTACGCGGGGCATCCTGCGCTCGAGCTCTGGCACGTCAACAACGAGTACGGATGCCACGTCAGCCGCTGCTACTGCGACGTGTCGGCCGCGGCGTTCCGCACCTGGCTCGAGGCGCGGTACGGCACGATCGAGGAGCTCAACCGCGCGTGGGGCACCGCGTTCTGGTCGCAGCGCTACGACGCGTTCGACGAGGTCGAGCCGCCGCGGGCCGCGCCGTCGTTCCGCAACCCGACGCAGCTGCTCGACTTCGACCGGTTCTCGAGCGACGAGCTGCTCGCCCTGCACCGGGCCGAGGTCGAGGTCATCCGCGCGGCATCCGACGTGCCGATCACGACGAACTTCATGGGCTTCTTCAAGCCCGTCGACTACTGGTCGTGGGCTCCGCACGTCGACATCGTGTCCGACGACACGTATCCCGACCCCGCCGATCCCGACTCGCCGGCGTACGCGGCGATGGTGCGCGATCTCATGCGCTCCCTCGGCGGCGGCGCGCCGTGGCTCCTCATGGAGCAGTCGCCGAGCGCCGTGAACTGGCGGCAGCGCAACGCGCCGAAGGCACCCGGCATGATGCGCGCGTGGTCGTACCAGTCGGTCGCGCGCGGGGCCGACGGCATCCTGTTCTTCCAGTGGCGGCAGTCGGCGGCCGGCTCGGAGAAGTTCCACTCGGGCATGGTGCCGCACGGCGGCACCGACACCCGGGTCTGGCACGAGATCGAGCAGCTCGGCGGCGAGCTGCGGCGGCTGTCGGAGCCCGCAGTCGGCCTCGAGGGCAGTCGCGTGCCGTCGAGCGTGGCCATCGCGCTCGACTGGGACAGCTGGTGGGCGATCGAGCAGCCCGCCTCGCCCACCTCGGTCTCGTACGTGCAGGCGCTCTTCGCGTGGCATCGCGCGTTCACGTCGCTCGGCCTCGCGGTCGACTTCGTTCGCGCCGACGGCGACCTCTCGGCCTACCGCGTCGTCGTCGCGCCCGCGCACTTCGTCGCGACCGACGCCCAGGTCGCGTCGCTCGCGGCGTTCGCCGAGGCGGGCGGCACGCTCGTCGTCGGCTTCGGCACGGCGATCACCGACGAGCACCTGCACGTGCGGCTCGGCGGCTACCTCGGCGAGCCGCTGCGTCGTGCGCTCGGCGTCTGGATCGAGGAGTTCGCACCGCCCGCCGCACCCGACCTCGGGGCGGTCGGCGGGGGAGCGGCGCCGACGGTCGCACTCGAGGGCGACGTGGTCGGCGGCGCGGCATCCGGTTCGGTGTGGGCAGAGGTCGTGCGTGTCGACGACGCCGAGACGCTCGCGACCTTCACCGAGGGCGCGCTCGCCGGGTGGCCCGCGGTGACCCGGCGCGACGTCGGTGAGGGCGATGGCGCCGCCTGGTACGTGGCGACCCTGCCCGACCGCGACGGACTCGCCCGGCTCGTGCCCCGGGTGCTCGAGGACGCCGGCGTCGCGGTGCCGCCGTCGCCGACCGCGTCGCCGTCACGCGCGGGCGACGTCGAGGTCGTGCGCCGGGGCGAGCTCACGTTCGTCATCAACCACGGGCCGGATGCCGCGGAGCTGCGCCTCGACGGCACCGACGTGCTGAGCGGGGCCGCGGCATCCGGTCTCGAACTGCCGTCGCAGGGGGTGGCGATCGTCCGCTCCTGA
- a CDS encoding carbohydrate ABC transporter permease: MTDLDTRAAVTIGDATGNRRRAGRPYVPEKRRSILLTVVLWLCVLYFVLPLWWLFVSSTKSNAALFSTFGLWFGGDFSLLENLQTLFTVRDGIYLRWVLNTIVYALVSATGATLLAAMAGYAFAKFDFPGRKALFSVTLGAIMIPLTALAIPTYLLFASAGLTDTPWAIIIPSFVSPFGVYLMRVYSADAIDDSLIEAARVDGAGEFRIFWQVGLRLLGPGLVTVFLFSLVGTWNNYFLPLIMLNSSELYPLTVGLAQIQAAASAGGGAQALFSTVITGSFVAVVPLIIAFLFLQRYWQSGLATGSVKG, translated from the coding sequence ATGACCGACCTCGACACCCGAGCCGCCGTGACCATCGGCGACGCGACGGGCAATCGACGCCGTGCCGGCCGGCCCTACGTGCCGGAGAAGCGCCGGAGCATACTGCTCACGGTGGTGCTCTGGCTCTGCGTGCTGTACTTCGTGCTCCCGCTGTGGTGGCTGTTCGTCTCGTCGACGAAGTCGAACGCGGCGCTGTTCTCCACCTTCGGCCTCTGGTTCGGCGGCGACTTCTCGCTGCTCGAGAACCTGCAGACGCTGTTCACGGTGCGAGACGGCATCTACCTGCGGTGGGTGCTCAACACGATCGTGTACGCGCTCGTGTCGGCGACCGGCGCGACGCTCCTCGCGGCGATGGCGGGCTACGCATTCGCGAAGTTCGACTTCCCCGGGCGCAAGGCGCTGTTCAGCGTCACGCTGGGCGCGATCATGATCCCGCTCACCGCGCTGGCGATCCCGACCTACCTGCTGTTCGCATCGGCCGGCCTCACGGACACCCCCTGGGCGATCATCATCCCGTCGTTCGTGAGTCCGTTCGGCGTCTACCTGATGCGCGTGTACTCGGCCGACGCGATCGACGACAGCCTCATCGAGGCGGCGCGCGTCGACGGGGCGGGGGAGTTCCGCATCTTCTGGCAGGTCGGCCTGCGCCTGCTGGGACCGGGACTCGTCACCGTGTTCCTGTTCTCGCTCGTCGGCACCTGGAACAACTACTTCCTGCCCCTGATCATGCTGAACAGCTCGGAGCTCTACCCGCTCACGGTCGGCCTCGCGCAGATCCAGGCGGCCGCGTCGGCGGGCGGCGGTGCACAGGCGCTGTTCTCCACGGTGATCACCGGGTCGTTCGTGGCCGTGGTGCCGCTCATCATCGCCTTCCTGTTCCTGCAGCGCTACTGGCAGAGCGGCCTGGCCACGGGGAGCGTGAAGGGATGA